Proteins encoded in a region of the Perognathus longimembris pacificus isolate PPM17 chromosome 11, ASM2315922v1, whole genome shotgun sequence genome:
- the Crnn gene encoding cornulin codes for MPQLLRNINGIVEAFGRYARTEGDCTVLTRGELKRLLENEFADAIVKPHDPATVDEVLRLLDEDHTGTVDFKEFLVLVFKVAQACFKTLSEGPGGACRSQASGSSHSGSSKLLQESQRSSTEVGRDERWQHHEGSSYEQMEQASRGQDRPGTQYQREERASRQTQARGHMEQTQRTGDDKSHQDREGRRERQSHVGGHTNESTTRTAIQTQRGTSQTLEKDRHHHTGRTNVQIQESTHGQTRGNETHGQNRSQNSQAVAGGHMEAGSYTQTHTQTIEQRQTGNTGIHTQEPIYGQTSGTETYVHDRRQTSQVVTGGYIPTQAGSQTQTHTQVMEQDRSHQTGNTNNQTQGFTCGQTRGTGGHGQDWSQTSQVVTGGHIPTQAGSYTWTHTQTVEHGRNHQTGSTGIQTQESTCGQTRGTESQSQDWSQTSQTMTGHNQTQTGPHTQTHTQTMDQDRSHQTGSTSFQTEESTCDPSRGREVHSQDMSQTNQARTEGHIQTQATSQTQTVGQGWSQSVSHAGASGQGQTQMQTSSSQTQIPVGNYDPGKPGSGSQDQTGARSETGRQNWSNPHASGTGRQNEQDTEFRGEWVDDHTREIVIRSQDQGSLHSEHPSAQVRIQPSQK; via the exons ATGCCTCAGTTACTGCGAAACATTAATGGAATCGTTGAGGCCTTCGGACGCTATGCCAGGACAGAGGGCGACTGCACAGTGCTCACCAGGGGGGAGCTGAAGAGGCTTCTGGAGAATGAGTTTGCAGATGCCATCGTG AAACCCCACGATCCTGCCACGGTGGATGAAGTCCTGCGTCTGCTGGATGAAGATCACACAGGGACTGTAGACTTCAAGGAATTCCTAGTCTTGGTGTTTAAAGTTGCCCAGGCCTGTTTCAAGACACTGAGTGAGGGTCCTGGAGGTGCTTGTAGATCTCAAGCATCTGGAAGCAGCCACTCTGGGTCCTCAAAATTGCTGCAGGAAAGTCAGAGGAGCAGCACTGAAGTAGGGAGGGATGAGAGATGGCAGCATCATGAGGGGAGCAGCTATGAACAGATGGAGCAGGCTTCTAGAGGGCAGGACAGGCCTGGAACTCAGTaccagagagaggagagggcgAGCCGGCAGACTCAAGCCAGGGGGCACATGGAGCAGACCCAGAGAACAGGAGATGATAAGAGTCACCAagacagagaggggaggagagaaaggcagtCACACGTGGGAGGACACACAAATGAGAGTACAACTAGAACTGCAATTCAAACGCAGAGAGGTACATCCCAGACTCTGGAGAAGGACAGGCACCATCACACAGGAAGGACCAATGTCCAAATCCAGGAGTCCACCCATGGCCAGACCAGAGGGAATGAGACACATGGTCAAAACAGGAGTCAAAACAGCCAGGCTGTAGCAGGCGGGCACATGGAGGCAGGGTCATATACTCAGACACACACTCAGACCATAGAGCAGAGACAGACAGGAAACACTGGCATCCACACCCAGGAGCCCATCTATGGTCAGACCAGTGGAACTGAGACTTACGTTCATGATAGGAGGCAGACCAGCCAAGTTGTGACAGGAGGATACATCCCAACACAGGCAGGGTCACAGACTCAGACACACACCCAAGTCATGGAGCAGGACAGAAGTCATCAGACAGGAAACACCAATAACCAGACCCAGGGGTTCACCTGTGGCCAGACCAGAGGAACTGGGGGCCATGGTCAAGACTGGAGCCAGACCAGCCAAGTTGTAACAGGAGGACACATCCCAACACAGGCAGGGTCATATACTTGGACACACACTCAGACCGTGGAGCATGGCAGAAACCATCAGACAGGAAGCACAGGCATACAAACACAAGAGTCCACCTGTGGCCAAACAAGAGGAACCGAGAGCCAGAGTCAAGACTGGAGCCAGACGAGCCAGACTATGACAGGACACAATCAGACGCAGACTGGGCCACATACTCAAACACACACCCAGACTATGGATCAGGATAGGAGCCATCAAACAGGAAGTACCAGCTTTCAGACAGAGGAGTCCACATGTGACCCATCCAGGGGGAGAGAGGTTCACAGTCAAGACATGAGTCAGACCAACCAGGCTAGGACAGAAGGACACATCCAGACCCAAGCAACATCACAAACCCAGACTGTGGGGCAGGGCTGGAGCCAGAGTGTAAGCCATGCAGGGGCTAGCGGACAGGGACAGACCCAGATGCAGACAAGTAGCAGTCAAACCCAGATACCAGTGGGCAACTATGACCCAGGAAAGCCAGGATCAGGCAGTCAGGACCAGACTGGAGCCAGATCTGAGACCGGAAGGCAGAACTGGAGCAACCCTCATGCCAGTGGGACAGGAAGACAGAATGAGCAAGACACAGAGTTTAGAGGGGAGTGGGTCGATGACCACACAAGGGAGATAGTGATCCGAAGTCAGGACCAGGGCAGCCTGCATTCTGAGCATCCTTCAGCACAGGTCAGGATTCAGCCTAGTCAGAAGTAA